A part of Actinomycetota bacterium genomic DNA contains:
- a CDS encoding Crp/Fnr family transcriptional regulator — translation MEEGALREFLNHLEEGLREEARDLFQPERYDREQYIFIDQDEAAHLYVVEEGVVEANIVHGDGRLYILGFLYPGDLFGEGALYEEGVYSYSAVARDDSRVWRISWDDLQWLASRDPLFALYLTRRVVMKLDQAYYKERCIAGERVEKRIACILLKMADEIGITDKCGLVIDTPLTNRDIAGLVGSTEETVSRVMSRLKKQEILTTEGKLLVVKDKRALLSYFETI, via the coding sequence TTGGAGGAGGGTGCGCTGCGGGAGTTCCTCAACCACCTGGAGGAAGGGTTGCGGGAGGAGGCCCGCGACCTCTTCCAGCCCGAAAGATACGACCGGGAACAGTACATCTTCATAGACCAGGACGAGGCCGCCCACCTCTACGTGGTGGAGGAGGGCGTGGTGGAGGCCAACATAGTGCACGGGGACGGCAGGCTGTACATCCTGGGCTTTCTTTACCCCGGGGACCTTTTCGGGGAGGGAGCGCTCTACGAGGAAGGGGTCTATTCCTACTCCGCCGTGGCCCGCGACGACTCCCGGGTATGGCGCATAAGCTGGGACGACCTGCAATGGCTGGCTTCCCGCGATCCCCTCTTCGCCCTCTACCTCACGCGGCGGGTGGTCATGAAGCTGGACCAGGCGTATTACAAGGAGCGCTGCATCGCCGGCGAGAGGGTGGAAAAACGCATCGCCTGCATACTCCTGAAGATGGCCGACGAGATCGGCATCACCGACAAGTGCGGCCTGGTCATCGACACCCCCCTCACCAACCGGGACATCGCGGGCCTGGTCGGTTCCACCGAGGAAACGGTGTCGCGGGTGATGAGCCGCCTCAAGAAGCAGGAGATACTCACCACGGAGGGCAAGCTCCTGGTGGTCAAAGACAAGCGGGCCCTTCTCTCCTACTTCGAAACCATCTAG
- a CDS encoding CBS domain-containing protein yields the protein MELRLYLEGKVEDVMTWHPVCVRAGDGLDVLVDLIKTHKFHGFPVLNAEGRLVGIVRDTDVISIFARRDPASRAYSRVEDIMQTPPPTIGLKESIQNAVMKMFADQTRLLVVVDEERKPVGLVTRIDLVGGIRCEREGSGG from the coding sequence GTGGAACTGCGTCTCTACCTGGAGGGAAAGGTCGAGGACGTGATGACCTGGCATCCGGTCTGCGTGCGCGCCGGCGACGGGCTGGATGTCCTGGTGGACCTCATCAAGACCCACAAATTCCACGGCTTCCCCGTACTGAACGCCGAGGGCAGGCTGGTGGGGATCGTGCGGGACACGGATGTCATCTCCATCTTCGCGCGCCGCGACCCCGCCTCGCGTGCCTACAGCAGGGTGGAGGACATCATGCAGACCCCGCCACCCACCATCGGGCTGAAGGAATCCATACAGAATGCGGTCATGAAGATGTTCGCGGACCAGACGCGCCTCCTGGTGGTCGTGGACGAGGAGAGGAAGCCGGTGGGCCTCGTCACCCGCATCGACCTCGTCGGCGGCATCCGCTGCGAGAGGGAAGGAAGCGGAGGCTGA